A window from Musa acuminata AAA Group cultivar baxijiao chromosome BXJ3-10, Cavendish_Baxijiao_AAA, whole genome shotgun sequence encodes these proteins:
- the LOC135651682 gene encoding uncharacterized protein LOC135651682, translating to MAASSALSSFRYADSLVVVGISVCTAFLCEAISWLLIYRTSTYKSLRSSIDKASKKLDTMKSTSASSSSKKPSSSSSLSSSSSSSSRAKKMDRVETSLKDATRELSLSKFKSGAVVAAVLFVVFGLLNSLFEGRVVAKLPFAPIPLVLKMSHRGLPGTDPTDCSMVFLYFLCSISIRTNLQKFLGFAPPRGAAGAGLFPMPDPKAS from the coding sequence ATGGCGGCGTCTTCGGCCCTCTCGTCCTTTCGCTACGCCGATAGCCTCGTGGTGGTCGGCATCTCCGTCTGCACGGCCTTCCTCTGCGAGGCCATCTCTTGGCTCCTGATCTACCGCACATCTACATACAAATCCCTTCGCTCCTCCATCGACAAGGCCTCCAAGAAGCTCGACACCATGAAGTCCACCTCCGCCTCATCCTCCTCCAAGAAACCCTCGTCCTCCTCGtccttgtcgtcgtcgtcgtcgtcttcgtctCGGGCCAAGAAGATGGATCGCGTGGAGACCAGCCTCAAGGACGCTACCCGCGAACTCTCCCTCTCCAAGTTCAAGTCCGGCGCCGTCGTCGCTGCCGTCCTCTTCGTCGTCTTCGGCCTCCTCAATTCCCTATTCGAGGGCCGCGTGGTGGCTAAGCTACCCTTCGCTCCCATCCCGCTGGTCCTCAAGATGAGCCACCGCGGTCTGCCCGGGACCGATCCCACCGACTGCTCCATGGTGTTCCTGTACTTCCTCTGCTCTATAAGCATCCGGACCAATCTGCAGAAGTTCTTGGGTTTTGCGCCCCCAAGAGGCGCGGCCGGTGCTGGGCTCTTCCCGATGCCCGATCCCAAAGCTAGCTGA